Part of the Leptospira ellinghausenii genome, GAAAAGGTTTCGCAAACTATACCAATTATCAGTCCAGTTGGGATTCTAAGTCACCGATATCATTTCCCTTTGTTGCATTATTGAATGGATTGTATGCGCTTGATACAGGTATATTAAATAGGATAAAGCTGTGGATTTATTTCCTGGTTTCATTAATTCCAATTTTTGTTATATTCCTTCGAGATAAAGGTCTTCGAGAGTTTGGATTTTATCGAACTGAGTTATTTTTTGCTGCAGCGTATTTCCTTTTTATAGTTTCATACAATACTACTTTTTGGATTGCTCACATTTATCCAAGAATCTTTTTGCCGATAGCTCCCATTTGTATTTACCTAATATTCCATAAAAAAGTATACATCCCTTTTAATCAGAAAGTGTTTATTTTACTTGCAGCTTTTTGTATGGCAGTCTTATCGAGTATTTCAACCATAGGGATACAGAATGTAATTTAAATTGAACTATATTTGTATTTTATTGATATTTTAGGAAATTATCAAATTAAGCATTACAGGATATGCTTTTTAAAGTGAAGCCTATCTTTTTTAAGGAAATAGCAAAAATAAAGTCGTGGTGGCGATGTTAAAAATAATATAATATGTTAAGAAAGATATTTTCAATCATTGAAGGGAAACATTACCGATATTTAATTATTGGATTTGTTGTTTTTGTTATAAATTTTAAGTTTACGTTGTTTTTTTCGGCTCTACAGCTATTTTCAGATAAGAAGCTAAGTATGTTTGTTTCTTATGTAATTTCCATTGAAATTGCACTCTTGATCTCTTTTCCATTGCATAAATATATAACTTGGTTGGAGTCCGATGCGACCAATATTTATAAGCAATTGTTAAGGTTTCATTGGATTTCTTTATTCGGTATAATACTTAGGTTGTTATTGTTCTATTGGTTTTTAAGTATTAATTTTGGAATGGAAGTCTCAATTATACTTTCAACAGGAACAGTTGTTTTGTTGAATTTTGTTGGATTTGAATTAGTTGTATTTACTGATAAAAGCAAAATGCAGATTCAAGAAAATGAATTTGTTTATGGGTATTCTGGTAATGGTATTGTTGCTTTAGAAACTGTTGAAGAAGCTAAACTATATAATAAATGGATTGCCGAGAAAATAGAAGATTACTTGGGTGACAAAAATTTAGAAATTGGTGCAGGTACTGGAACTATCGCATCTATTCTATCGGAAAGATATCCTTTATATTTATATGAAATTTCCAAAGCAAATAATGAGTTCTTGAAAGAAAGATTTAAAGATAATTCAAATATAGTATCAATTGGTTTCGATTTTTTATCGGTAGATGAAACAGAAAAATTTTCTTGTATATATTCGAGTAATGTTTTGGAGCATTTGGAGGATGATGTTCATTTTGTAAACAAAGGTTTGGATCTCTTGAAAGTTGGCGGTTTCTTCGTTGCTATTGTTCCAGCAATGATGGTTCTTTTCTCCAGTTTTGATAAAAGCATTGGACATTACCGGAGATATACGAAAAATGATATAAAACGTTGGAAGACTGCTTTGAGTAATCGAGATGATATAAAAATTATCGCTTCAGACTATTTTAATCCGATTGGTGCAGTGGGTTGGTATATCAAGATGAAATTGCTTAAACAAAAGAAAATAAATAAAAGTGACGCATTGTTAATGAATGCAATAATTCCTTTTGTTTCTTGGCTGGATCTTTTTTGGTTTGGATTTGGCCAAAGTATGCTTATTGTTTTGAAAAAGGTTAAATAATTAAATGGATAATTCTAATTCTCTATATCTATTGAGGATGATATTTCCATCTCGAATTTATTTAAAAAACGCTTTTTCTTAATTTATGTAGATTTCAACTCGAACATAACAACATTTCCAAATTAGCAAAATTAATCTTTTTATATTCTTTCTTCATTGAGAGTCATTTGCTTAAACCTCTTCTTTGAGTAAATTTTTTGTTCTTTGGGATAATTAGATAATCACTAATTTCGAACGTATATGCCGCTAAGAATGCTTACTTAGTGGTTTTAATCTAGATTTATGTATAAAAATTTAAACGATTTAATACTGCATCCATTTATATCATTTTTATTTTCAGTAATTTTGTTATTAGGTCTATCTTCATTTGGTTTTATATTATTTTTTCTTTTAGATCAAATATTTAAAAAAAGTTTATTTGCGAAATTTAAGAAGAGATTTCTTGATCAGCTTGTTTTTGGGTTTATCTTGATTTCAATTTTAATAAACTATTTAGTTTTATTTGAACTGATTCGCCCTACAGGTGTTAAATCGATAAGTGTTTTGATCTGTATATTTGGAATTTTATTTTTACCGATAGTTCTAAATAAAATTTATAATGTAAGAAGGTTTTATTTTAAACAAATTCGTGAAATTGAGTTTCCTGATGTTTTGATTTTTGGAAATTTGATAGGTTATTTTTTACTTTCTATAGCACCTCCGACTGATGCGGACTCCCTCAATTATCATCTCTCGATTCCTTTGATTTTCTTAAATGAAAATAATATAATTCCTGATTTAGGATTTTTTCACGAACGTTTAATAGGCTCCGGAGAGATTTTTGGGTTAGTATATTTGAATCTTGGGGCTGAACAATTTTCAAGCTTACTTCAGTTTGTTGGAATTCTCTTGATTTTAAGGGGCTTTAAGAAATTGGGAAATTTAGATAAAAAATTTACCAAGTTTATCCAGATAACATTCTTATCTATTCCTGTCTTGATTTTTCTTGTGTCTTCTTCAAAAATGCAGATGTTTCCTCTAGGAATTATTTCTTTTGGGCTCGTTAACATTTTTCGATTAGTTTCGAAAAAAAATGAAAATAGTTTAATGCTTTTTGTTTTTATTATTCCTGTCGTTTTTTCCGTATCTTTGAAGTATTCTTTTTTGTTATATGCATGGTTAGTCTTTATATTTTTAGTATTCAACTTTAAATCGAAAAAAAGAATCTTTTTGTTTTCGATGCTTTTTCTTTTGATTTATCTGATTTTCATATTGCCTTTTGCTTATTATCGGGTGAAATATTTGGGGGTAAGTGTATTCTATAGTGCGATTGATCCTTTAAACGGAGACATCCCTGGATTAGGGAAATTTAAAGATTATTTAAAATCATATCAGGATACATCTCTTGGATTTCCTTATTTTTTGTTTTTTCCAAATTACAAATCACCTGGGACTACCTTTATCGGCGCTTCTTTGTTAATTTTGCTTTTGGCTTTTGATAATCTCAAATATAAAAGATTCAATGGATTGTTTCTCCTTTTTTTGTTGGATCTCCTCTTGACTCGTTTTTTTTTGCAGCAGAGTTCGCGTTTTTATTTAGAAAGTTTCGCTTTGCTTTGTGTATATTTATTAACTATCTCTGATTCAGAGAATAGAAGAAAATTGATACGATTCATTCAAATTCCAATATTTTCTCAAGCATTGATTGTTTTACTCATTTCAATTTATTTTGGAATCAATTTAGTGACTGGATTATTTTCTGTCTCGAGTCGAAAAAATATGATGAGAGAGAACGCTTTTGGATATGGATTGTCTGAAATGTCATATGAAAGTTTGCCAGTAAACTCTAAGCTTTTATTTAATCATACCTCATTGGTATTTTCTAAGAGAAGACCTTTTTCAGACGATTGGATGCGTTTTGTTGATACTTGTGATGATTTTAAATACTTTATTACATATTTACAGAAAAGTGGAGTAAACTATTTTTTGGTCAGGGATGGAAATTATAGTGATCGATACTTATTTAATGATTCAATGATTAATGAAGCAATATTAGATATCCCTAAGGAGTCGAGGATACCTTTAAATCGGAACCAAAAATATTCTGCAAAAATCGTAAAATTGAATAAAGAAAATTGGATGGGATGTTTTAGGAAATAAATTTAATGAGTAATTTTTTTGTATATTTATTTGGATTATCATTGCTATGATTTTAGGTATCGATGCTTCTCGTAATCGTTCCGGAGGTGCAGTCAATCACATTATTGGAATCATCACTTATTTCCGTATTGAAAAGCATGGGATTGATCATATTCATCTTTGGTCTTATCCGGATTTATTGGATAAAATTCCTGATTTTCCATGGTTGTCAAAACATTCCCCACCTGCTTTAAAAAAAACTCTTTTATCCCAATTGATTTGGCAAAGATTCATGTTAATCAAAGAAGCTCAACGTCTGTGCTGTGATTTAATGTTTGATACTGATGCAGGTTCAATTTCTGCATTTAAGCCATATGTTTCAATGAGCCAGGATTTGTTAAATTTTGAAAAAGATTCAACCAAATCCTATCGTATCGGATTCGCTTGGCTTCGTCTCAAGGTATTGTATTATGTGCAGAAGAATTCTTTTCGTAATGCAAATGGTGTCATATTCTTGACCAAGTATTCTAGTAATGTTATCCAAAAACATACAGGAAAATTAACTAATGTAAGGATTATTCCACATGGAATTGATCCAGGTTTCAATAAAGATTTAAAACTAAAGAATTCACTAAGGAATAATGTAATCGATTGTATTTATATTTCTCCAATTTTGGAGTATAAAAATCACCTTCAGGTATTAGATGCTATTTTCCGTTTGCGAAAAGATGGAATCCAAATTAGAATTACTTTAGTTGGAGATGATAGAACTGATTTTGGTAAATTTGTTTTAGAGAAAGCAAAAGAATATGACCCCAATGCGGAATTTATTTTTATTCTCGGAAAAAAAAATCATGAAAATTTGCCTGAAATACAGTCTAGATTTGACTTTGTAATTTTTGCATCTGGAGTGGAGAACATGCCAATTACCCTTATGGAGTCGATGCTTATGGGGTTACCAATTGCATGCTCTAATCAGGGGCCAATGCCGGAAGTATTGGGCGATGCTGGTGTTTATTTTGATCCGTATTCTGTTGCATCTATTTATTCAACATTAGAACAACTTGTTCGAAATGATAAGTTAAGATTGAATATAGGTAAGAAAGCAAAACAATTAGCATTAAATTATACATGGGACAAATGCTCCGAAAATACATTTTCGTTTTTGGAAGAAATTGGAAAGGACTTTAATAAAAATAAGAGGAAATAGTTTATCTATTTATTTAATTATAAATGAACTTGAGTTACCAAATCTGTACGAAAACTGTAATTGATTCAACCCTTCCTGATGTAACATTTGATAAAAATGGAATCTCCAGTGTATACTGGGATTTTCAGAACAATGTAAAACCTAATTGGTTTCCAAATGAGAAAGGACACAAAATTCTAGAGAGTTACGTAGATCAAATCAAGAAGTCTGCAAAGAATAAAGATTTTGATTGCATATTAGGGCTAAGTGGTGGAGTTGATAGTTCCTATATGTTGCACACGATGGTTAAAGAATATGGTCTTAAGCCTCTTGTGTTTCATGTTGATGGCGGATGGAATTCTGAAATGGCCGTGAATAATATAAGTAAACTTGTAGATAAGTTAAACTTAGATCTATTTACAGAAGTTATCAATTGGAATGAAATGAGAGATTTTCAATTAGCATGGTTTAAGTCAGGAGTACCTCATATAGATATTCCGCAGGATCATGCTTTTGGAGCTGTGCTATATAAATTCTCAGACAAATATAATATCAAATATATACTCAATGGCGGCAATATCGCAACTGAATGTGTCATTATGCCGTATAAGTATTATTATTGGGGTACTGATTTAGTTCATATACGAGATATCATCAAGAAATTTGGAACAGTCCCAATGAAGACTTATCCTTTCAGTTCGGTCTATAGACATAAAATCTATCAGAAGTATATTAAAGGGATGAAAGTTCTAAAACCATTAAATTTTATGCCTTATTCCAAAAACTTGGCAATTGAAACTTTGGAGAAGGAATACGGATGGAAATCATATGGGCAGAAACATTTTGAGTCCAGATTTACGCGATTTTATGAAGGTTATTGGTTGCCTACTCGTTTCAATTTTGATGTAAGAAGGAATCAGCTTTCAAGTCTGATATTAACGGGCCAAACAACGCGGGAGGAATCACTTGAAGTTTTAAAAAAACCTTCGTATGATCCAGAATTTCTCAAACAAGATTTTGAATTCATTGCTACAAAGCTTGGGATAAGTGCGGATGAATTGGATCATTACCACAAGATGGATTTGAAGTTTTACTGGGATTATAAAAATGATCATAACAAACTTAAATTTTTGGAAAATATAATTACATTTTTGAACGTAGGTAGAAGGGGTGGAGCTTTTTAGCGATTACTCATATTTATGCTAACAATTATTGATTATGGTTTAGGGAATATACTCTCATTTCAAAATGTTTACAAAAGGATTAATATTGAAACTCGGATTGCAAAATCTATAGCTGATTTAGAAAATGCAACTAAGCTAATCCTTCCAGGTGTCGGTGCTTTTGATCATGCAGTAGACCTTTTAAATGCCTCTGGAATGCGAAGTAAAATAGAGGAATTGGTATTTCAAAAAAAAACTCCCATAATAGGAATTTGCGTTGGTATGCAAATTTTGGCAAATTCAAGTGAAGAAGGCACCAAACCTGGATTAGGTTGGATCGCTGGTTCTGTTAAAAAATTTGATTTTCGTAAGTTAGAAAAAAAGATTCCCATGCCACATATGGGATGGAACGACGTACAACCAAATGAAGAAGGCTCAGAATTGTTTCGCGGGTTGGATTCGGATTCACGGTTTTATTTTTTACATTCCTATTATTTTGAATGCACCGATAAACAAAACGAAATTTCTAAAACAGACTATGGAAATAGTTTTTCAAGTGCTATCAAAAAGAATCATATCTATGGTGTGCAATTCCATCCAGAAAAGAGTCATCACTCTGGCCAAATACTTTTAAAAAATTTTGCTGAGATATAAATGCTAAGACCCAGAATAATTCCTTGTTTGCTAGTGAAAGATGGTGGTCTTGTGAAAACACAGAAGTTTTCGGAGCCAAAATATGTAGGTGATCCGATTAATGCTGTCAAAATCTTTAATGAAAAAGAAGCTGATGAGTTGATCGTAATTGATATTGATGCAACTCGATATGCAAAGGATCCTGATTTAAAACTTTTACAAAATCTTGCTAATGAAAGTCGAATGCCTATGTGCTATGGTGGCGGTGTAAAGACTGTTAGTCAAGCTAAGGCCGTTGTTTCTATCGGTATAGAAAAGGTGGCTTTAAGTTCTATAGTTGTAGAGAATCCTAATATCATCTCAAATATAGCAGATGAAATAGGAAGTCAAAGTGTTGTTGCTGTACTTGATATAAAGAAAAAAAAGCTAAGTTCTAAGTATGAAATTTGGACTCATAACGGGACAAAAAATTCCAAATTAGACCCTGTCGATTTTTCACTTGAGCTTCAAAGTTTAGGTGCAGGAGAAATAGTCATAAACTCAATCGATCATGATGGTATGATGGATGGTTTGGATTTTCCTATCCTTGAAAAAATTTACAATCAATTATCAATTCCCATGACGATCGTCGGAGGAGTTGGCAGCCTAAAAGATATTGAAGAAGCCGTGCAAAAATTTAAGTATATTGGTGTTGGAGTTGGTAGTTTCTTTGTTTTTAAAGGGAAGTACCGAGCAGTGATGATAAATTACCCTACGATAGAAGAAAGAGATCATATTGTAGCAAATACGTTATTATAAAAAAATGAAATTAAACGCTGGAAAAAATAAATATGTTTAATAATAAAACATTACTCATTACGGGTGGGACTGGTTCTTTTGGGAAAGCTGTTCTGAATCGTTTCTTAAGTTCAGAGATCAAAGAGATAAGAATCTTTAGTCGAGATGAAAAAAAACAAGATGATCTCAGAAAAAAATATAACAATCCAAAGATTAAGTTTTTTTTGGGAGATGTGAGGGATGCTTCTTCTTTAACAGGTGCATTTTCAGGTGTTGATTACATTTTTCATGCTGCGGCATTAAAGCAGGTTCCTTCTTGTGAATTTTTTCCTATGGAAGCATTTAAAACTAATGTGATGGGAACAGAAAATGTTTTGCAGGTTGCATATGATCTTGGTATTAAAAAAGTAATTTGTTTGAGCACAGATAAGGCAGTTTACCCCATCAATGCAATGGGAATTTCGAAAGCCATGATGGAAAAAGTTATGGTAGCAAAAACTAGAAATTTTGACGAATCACGTATGATTGTTTGTGGAACCAGGTATGGAAATGTAATGGCATCAAGGGGTTCTGTAATTCCACTTTTTGTCGACCAACTCCTAAAAAAACAAGCCTTTACAATTACCGACCCGAATATGACGCGTTTTATGATGACATTGGACGATGCCGTAGAGCTTGTGTTGTATGCCTTTGAAAATGGAAACAATGGAGATATATTTGTTCAAAAATCTCCTGCAGCGACGATAGAGATTCTTGCGAAAGCAATTCTTGATCTTTTTAACAAAATGGACCATCCAATCAAAACAATTGGTACTAGACACGGTGAAAAATTGTATGAAACTCTATTAAGTAGAGAAGAAATTACATCTGCAGAAGATAGAGGTGATTATTTCCGAATTCCACCTGATTTAAGGGATTTGAACTACGACAAATTTGTAGAGCAAGGGGAAGGGAAAATTTCTATCACAGAAGATTATAATTCTCATAATACCAAAAGACTCAATTTGGAAGAAATGAAATCTCTCCTTTTAAAACTTTCTTTTATTCGAGATATTTTGGATGGGAAAGATGCAGAAACTTGGGATTAATTAACCATGTTTTTTGTTTTAGAAATAATAATTGGTTATATTTCCCTAGGATCAGTCATTTAAATGAAAATACTCATAACAGGAGCTGATGGATTTATTGCAACAAACCTACGAATCCATATTTCTCAAAACAAAAATCATGAACTGTTTTTACACACTAAGAATACTACTGAAAGTGAACTTTTTCATTTTTTAAAAACAGCTGACTTTATCTTTCACTTAGCAGGCGTGAATAGACCATTATCGGAAAGTGAATTTTTTATTGGAAACTCAGATTTAACTAAAAAGATTGTTACACATTTGGAGAGTTTAAATAAAAAAACTCCGATTGTTTTTTCCTCTTCAATCCAAGCACTGCTAACAAACTCCTATGGAATTTCAAAAAAACAAGCTGAAGATTGTATCCTAGACTTTGGTAAAAAAACAGGAGCTTTGACTTTTATTTACAGGTTACCAAACGTATTCGGTAAGTTTTCTAAACCAAATTATAATTCTGTTGTGGCAACTTTCTGTCACAATATAGCAAGGTCTTTGCCAATTGTTGTGAATGACAGAGAAAAAGAATTAAATCTTTGTTATATTGATGATTTGGTTTCTAGTTTTTTGGAGACACTGGATGGAAAGAATTTATCCGGATATATTGATGTAACACCGGTTTATACAATTACGCTTGGAGAATTAGCAGATTTAATTACAGGTTTTAGAGACAACAGGGAAAAACTATTGATTGAAAAT contains:
- a CDS encoding GtrA family protein, producing MLRKIFSIIEGKHYRYLIIGFVVFVINFKFTLFFSALQLFSDKKLSMFVSYVISIEIALLISFPLHKYITWLESDATNIYKQLLRFHWISLFGIILRLLLFYWFLSINFGMEVSIILSTGTVVLLNFVGFELVVFTDKSKMQIQENEFVYGYSGNGIVALETVEEAKLYNKWIAEKIEDYLGDKNLEIGAGTGTIASILSERYPLYLYEISKANNEFLKERFKDNSNIVSIGFDFLSVDETEKFSCIYSSNVLEHLEDDVHFVNKGLDLLKVGGFFVAIVPAMMVLFSSFDKSIGHYRRYTKNDIKRWKTALSNRDDIKIIASDYFNPIGAVGWYIKMKLLKQKKINKSDALLMNAIIPFVSWLDLFWFGFGQSMLIVLKKVK
- a CDS encoding N-acetyl sugar amidotransferase; the encoded protein is MSYQICTKTVIDSTLPDVTFDKNGISSVYWDFQNNVKPNWFPNEKGHKILESYVDQIKKSAKNKDFDCILGLSGGVDSSYMLHTMVKEYGLKPLVFHVDGGWNSEMAVNNISKLVDKLNLDLFTEVINWNEMRDFQLAWFKSGVPHIDIPQDHAFGAVLYKFSDKYNIKYILNGGNIATECVIMPYKYYYWGTDLVHIRDIIKKFGTVPMKTYPFSSVYRHKIYQKYIKGMKVLKPLNFMPYSKNLAIETLEKEYGWKSYGQKHFESRFTRFYEGYWLPTRFNFDVRRNQLSSLILTGQTTREESLEVLKKPSYDPEFLKQDFEFIATKLGISADELDHYHKMDLKFYWDYKNDHNKLKFLENIITFLNVGRRGGAF
- a CDS encoding AglZ/HisF2 family acetamidino modification protein gives rise to the protein MLRPRIIPCLLVKDGGLVKTQKFSEPKYVGDPINAVKIFNEKEADELIVIDIDATRYAKDPDLKLLQNLANESRMPMCYGGGVKTVSQAKAVVSIGIEKVALSSIVVENPNIISNIADEIGSQSVVAVLDIKKKKLSSKYEIWTHNGTKNSKLDPVDFSLELQSLGAGEIVINSIDHDGMMDGLDFPILEKIYNQLSIPMTIVGGVGSLKDIEEAVQKFKYIGVGVGSFFVFKGKYRAVMINYPTIEERDHIVANTLL
- the wbjC gene encoding UDP-2-acetamido-2,6-beta-L-arabino-hexul-4-ose reductase — its product is MKILITGADGFIATNLRIHISQNKNHELFLHTKNTTESELFHFLKTADFIFHLAGVNRPLSESEFFIGNSDLTKKIVTHLESLNKKTPIVFSSSIQALLTNSYGISKKQAEDCILDFGKKTGALTFIYRLPNVFGKFSKPNYNSVVATFCHNIARSLPIVVNDREKELNLCYIDDLVSSFLETLDGKNLSGYIDVTPVYTITLGELADLITGFRDNREKLLIENVGQGFIRAIYSTYISFLPITSCNYTLPKYEDPRGSFVEMLKTKEAGQFSFFSALPGVTRGRHYHHTKTEKFLIIRGKALFRFQHLITKEYYELVVTDENPTIVDTIPGWTHDITNIGENDLIVMLWANEVFNRELPDTIAAEITK
- a CDS encoding polysaccharide biosynthesis protein, with translation MFNNKTLLITGGTGSFGKAVLNRFLSSEIKEIRIFSRDEKKQDDLRKKYNNPKIKFFLGDVRDASSLTGAFSGVDYIFHAAALKQVPSCEFFPMEAFKTNVMGTENVLQVAYDLGIKKVICLSTDKAVYPINAMGISKAMMEKVMVAKTRNFDESRMIVCGTRYGNVMASRGSVIPLFVDQLLKKQAFTITDPNMTRFMMTLDDAVELVLYAFENGNNGDIFVQKSPAATIEILAKAILDLFNKMDHPIKTIGTRHGEKLYETLLSREEITSAEDRGDYFRIPPDLRDLNYDKFVEQGEGKISITEDYNSHNTKRLNLEEMKSLLLKLSFIRDILDGKDAETWD
- a CDS encoding glycosyltransferase gives rise to the protein MILGIDASRNRSGGAVNHIIGIITYFRIEKHGIDHIHLWSYPDLLDKIPDFPWLSKHSPPALKKTLLSQLIWQRFMLIKEAQRLCCDLMFDTDAGSISAFKPYVSMSQDLLNFEKDSTKSYRIGFAWLRLKVLYYVQKNSFRNANGVIFLTKYSSNVIQKHTGKLTNVRIIPHGIDPGFNKDLKLKNSLRNNVIDCIYISPILEYKNHLQVLDAIFRLRKDGIQIRITLVGDDRTDFGKFVLEKAKEYDPNAEFIFILGKKNHENLPEIQSRFDFVIFASGVENMPITLMESMLMGLPIACSNQGPMPEVLGDAGVYFDPYSVASIYSTLEQLVRNDKLRLNIGKKAKQLALNYTWDKCSENTFSFLEEIGKDFNKNKRK
- the hisH gene encoding imidazole glycerol phosphate synthase subunit HisH translates to MLTIIDYGLGNILSFQNVYKRINIETRIAKSIADLENATKLILPGVGAFDHAVDLLNASGMRSKIEELVFQKKTPIIGICVGMQILANSSEEGTKPGLGWIAGSVKKFDFRKLEKKIPMPHMGWNDVQPNEEGSELFRGLDSDSRFYFLHSYYFECTDKQNEISKTDYGNSFSSAIKKNHIYGVQFHPEKSHHSGQILLKNFAEI
- a CDS encoding DUF1420 family protein; amino-acid sequence: MYKNLNDLILHPFISFLFSVILLLGLSSFGFILFFLLDQIFKKSLFAKFKKRFLDQLVFGFILISILINYLVLFELIRPTGVKSISVLICIFGILFLPIVLNKIYNVRRFYFKQIREIEFPDVLIFGNLIGYFLLSIAPPTDADSLNYHLSIPLIFLNENNIIPDLGFFHERLIGSGEIFGLVYLNLGAEQFSSLLQFVGILLILRGFKKLGNLDKKFTKFIQITFLSIPVLIFLVSSSKMQMFPLGIISFGLVNIFRLVSKKNENSLMLFVFIIPVVFSVSLKYSFLLYAWLVFIFLVFNFKSKKRIFLFSMLFLLIYLIFILPFAYYRVKYLGVSVFYSAIDPLNGDIPGLGKFKDYLKSYQDTSLGFPYFLFFPNYKSPGTTFIGASLLILLLAFDNLKYKRFNGLFLLFLLDLLLTRFFLQQSSRFYLESFALLCVYLLTISDSENRRKLIRFIQIPIFSQALIVLLISIYFGINLVTGLFSVSSRKNMMRENAFGYGLSEMSYESLPVNSKLLFNHTSLVFSKRRPFSDDWMRFVDTCDDFKYFITYLQKSGVNYFLVRDGNYSDRYLFNDSMINEAILDIPKESRIPLNRNQKYSAKIVKLNKENWMGCFRK